A single region of the Idiomarinaceae bacterium HL-53 genome encodes:
- a CDS encoding large subunit ribosomal protein L23, with protein MMREERLLKVILAPHVSEKATLSAENDNTVVFKVAKDATKAEIKAAVEKLFEVEVTGVRTLNVKGKTKRFGMRSGKRSDWKKAYVTLNEGADIDFVGGAE; from the coding sequence ATGATGCGCGAAGAACGTTTACTAAAAGTTATCTTAGCTCCACACGTGTCTGAAAAGGCAACGCTGTCGGCTGAAAACGACAACACTGTTGTTTTCAAAGTAGCCAAAGATGCAACGAAAGCAGAAATTAAAGCTGCTGTAGAGAAACTGTTCGAAGTCGAAGTTACTGGAGTTCGCACTCTAAACGTGAAGGGTAAAACTAAGCGTTTCGGAATGCGCTCAGGCAAGCGTAGCGATTGGAAAAAAGCTTACGTAACGCTAAACGAAGGTGCAGATATCGACTTCGTGGGCGGCGCTGAGTAA
- a CDS encoding replicative DNA helicase: MAEQKRKKDARIDALKTAPHSIDAEQSVLGGLLLDNQSWDAVSERVIADDFYLQSHRIIFEAIAKLAEENKPVDVVTLSERLELTDQLDSAGGFAYLLEIQKNTPSAANIKAYADIVRERAVLREMIAVANQIAESGYDPNGEDSRALLEAAETKVFAIAEKRAKKNEGPKRVESILTETIKKIEFLSQQEGNTGITGVSTGFYKLDEMTAGLQPSDLIIIAARPSMGKTTFAMNLVEHVALNSDYPALVFSLEMPSDQIMMRMLASLSRVDQTKIRTGQLDDEDWNRIASATHMLKERGKLFIDDASGLTPGDVRSRARRVYKENGGISMIMVDYLQLMTVPGMSENRTLEIAEISRSLKALAKELACPVVALSQLNRSLEQRSDKRPVNSDLRESGSIEQDADVIMFIYRDEVYHADTTEDKGLAEIIIGKQRNGPIGKLKLKFHGAVSRFDNYSAAEIEDLY; this comes from the coding sequence ATGGCTGAACAGAAAAGAAAAAAAGACGCCAGAATAGACGCGCTAAAAACCGCCCCTCATTCCATAGATGCTGAGCAGTCGGTATTAGGTGGATTACTTCTCGATAATCAAAGTTGGGACGCGGTTTCCGAGCGTGTAATTGCCGACGATTTCTATTTACAATCGCATCGCATTATTTTTGAGGCCATTGCGAAGCTTGCCGAAGAGAATAAGCCCGTAGATGTGGTGACCCTGTCGGAGCGTTTAGAGTTGACCGATCAACTCGATAGCGCCGGCGGTTTTGCTTATTTGCTCGAAATTCAAAAGAATACGCCAAGTGCTGCGAATATTAAGGCTTATGCCGATATTGTGCGGGAACGCGCGGTACTACGCGAGATGATCGCTGTTGCCAATCAAATTGCTGAATCTGGTTATGACCCCAACGGTGAAGACAGTCGAGCGCTTCTAGAGGCCGCGGAAACCAAGGTGTTTGCGATCGCAGAGAAGCGTGCGAAGAAGAATGAAGGGCCGAAACGAGTTGAGTCGATTCTGACTGAGACCATTAAAAAGATTGAATTTCTCTCACAACAAGAGGGCAATACCGGTATTACGGGCGTGTCTACTGGGTTCTACAAGCTCGACGAAATGACCGCCGGTCTCCAGCCTTCAGATTTGATCATCATTGCGGCGCGCCCATCCATGGGTAAAACTACGTTTGCGATGAACTTAGTCGAGCATGTTGCATTGAATTCTGATTACCCTGCGCTCGTGTTCAGTTTAGAGATGCCTTCTGATCAAATTATGATGCGTATGTTGGCCTCGCTCTCGCGCGTTGATCAAACAAAAATCCGAACAGGTCAACTTGACGATGAAGATTGGAATCGAATTGCATCGGCCACGCACATGTTGAAAGAGCGTGGTAAGTTATTTATTGACGACGCTTCCGGCCTGACACCCGGCGATGTGCGCTCCAGAGCTCGGCGCGTGTATAAGGAAAATGGAGGCATTAGCATGATTATGGTCGATTACCTACAGCTAATGACGGTGCCGGGCATGAGCGAGAACAGAACCCTTGAAATAGCGGAAATTTCGCGCTCACTTAAAGCACTCGCAAAGGAGCTTGCTTGCCCTGTGGTGGCATTGTCCCAGTTGAATCGCTCGTTGGAACAACGGTCTGATAAACGCCCTGTGAACTCGGACCTCCGCGAATCGGGCTCTATTGAGCAAGACGCCGATGTGATTATGTTTATCTATCGTGATGAGGTTTATCATGCAGATACCACCGAAGATAAGGGCTTGGCTGAGATCATTATCGGTAAGCAACGGAATGGGCCGATTGGTAAGTTGAAACTTAAGTTTCACGGTGCAGTGTCGCGTTTTGATAACTATTCAGCGGCTGAAATCGAGGATCTCTATTAA
- a CDS encoding large subunit ribosomal protein L2, with translation MAVVKQKPTSPGRRHVVKVVGQDLYKGKPYAPLLEKNNKGGGRNNNGRITVRHIGGGHKHHYRLVDFKRDKDGIPAKVERIEYDPNRSANIALVLYADGERRYILAPKGLKAGDQVFSGSDSPIKPGNAMPMRNIPVGSVVHAVEMKPGKGAQIARSAGAYVQIVAREGTYVTVRLRSGEVRKVLADCRATIGEVGNAEHMLKQLGKAGATRWRGVRPTVRGVAMNPVDHPHGGGEGRTSGGRHPVTPWGVPTKGYKTRKNKRTDKYIVRRRTK, from the coding sequence ATGGCTGTTGTAAAACAGAAGCCTACATCTCCGGGTCGTCGCCACGTCGTAAAAGTCGTTGGTCAGGACCTGTACAAAGGCAAGCCGTATGCTCCGCTTTTGGAGAAGAACAACAAAGGTGGCGGTCGTAATAATAACGGTCGTATCACAGTTCGTCATATCGGCGGTGGTCACAAGCATCACTATCGTTTAGTCGACTTTAAACGCGACAAAGACGGTATTCCTGCGAAAGTTGAGCGTATTGAATATGATCCAAACCGCTCTGCAAATATTGCACTTGTGCTTTATGCAGACGGTGAGCGTCGTTACATCTTGGCACCTAAAGGCTTAAAAGCGGGTGATCAAGTGTTCTCTGGTTCTGATTCACCAATCAAACCAGGTAACGCGATGCCAATGCGCAACATCCCAGTGGGTAGCGTAGTTCACGCGGTAGAAATGAAGCCAGGCAAAGGCGCGCAAATCGCTCGCTCTGCAGGTGCTTACGTTCAGATCGTAGCGCGTGAAGGTACTTATGTAACGGTTCGTTTGCGTTCAGGCGAAGTACGTAAAGTACTTGCTGACTGTCGCGCAACTATCGGTGAAGTAGGTAATGCTGAGCATATGTTGAAGCAACTCGGTAAAGCGGGTGCTACACGTTGGCGCGGTGTTCGTCCTACTGTTCGCGGTGTTGCGATGAACCCGGTTGATCACCCACACGGTGGTGGTGAAGGCCGTACATCAGGTGGCCGTCATCCGGTTACACCATGGGGTGTTCCTACGAAGGGTTATAAGACTCGTAAGAACAAGCGTACTGACAAGTACATCGTGCGTCGTCGCACTAAATAA
- a CDS encoding zinc uptake regulator, Fur family, translating into MITKSTESLLTRAEAVCEHRGVRLTPTRKEVFAILSEQEGAIGAYDLLELLKSAVPNAKPPTIYRALDFLQEQGFVHKLSTSNSYVLCSHFEQQHPAQMLICKDCGSVQEVHSKNVDKEMLAQADKFGFDLHHQTIEAHGVCNQCQTKN; encoded by the coding sequence ATGATAACGAAGTCAACAGAAAGTCTCCTAACTCGTGCAGAGGCAGTCTGCGAGCACCGCGGAGTGCGGCTTACGCCTACTCGTAAAGAAGTTTTCGCGATTCTAAGTGAGCAAGAAGGTGCAATTGGCGCATATGATCTATTAGAGTTACTAAAATCTGCGGTGCCCAATGCAAAGCCCCCCACTATTTACCGTGCTCTCGATTTTTTACAAGAGCAGGGGTTTGTGCATAAACTCTCTACATCGAATAGCTACGTGCTTTGCTCGCATTTTGAGCAGCAACATCCTGCACAAATGCTAATATGTAAAGACTGCGGTTCAGTGCAAGAAGTACATTCGAAAAATGTAGATAAAGAAATGCTCGCACAAGCAGACAAATTCGGCTTCGATTTACATCACCAAACAATTGAAGCACACGGGGTGTGTAATCAATGCCAAACCAAAAACTAA
- a CDS encoding alanine racemase: MRPARARINLAALNHNLRCIRAAAPGKRILAVLKANAYGHGLTRIAQHLIDIDAIGVARVDEALELRKAGVTRPIVLLEGFFDAQQLPLLAAGNLQPVLHHEWQLEAFAKIDDLPAQLKVWLKVDTGMRRLGLEPHEAKVWFERLKSHPCVVGEPILMSHFACADEPAHEKNLSQLAIYTELCTDLAPQATSLANSAALFAGLGAEYDWVRPGLALYGISPFSKNSTSAASTECLQPVMSLEADVISTKVIKQGESVGYGAAWVAPTDTRIGIVSIGYGDGYPRHAPEGTPVWINGKTYPLVGRVAMDMVTVDFGTDNIQPGATAELWGANLPVSEVAEHVGTIPYELLCNVARRVWLDYCDAETMTSSD; encoded by the coding sequence ATGCGCCCGGCTCGTGCTCGCATTAACTTAGCTGCGCTGAATCACAATCTTCGTTGTATTCGTGCAGCAGCCCCAGGAAAGCGTATTTTGGCGGTTCTAAAGGCGAATGCGTATGGACACGGGTTAACGCGAATCGCCCAGCATTTAATTGACATTGATGCAATCGGCGTTGCCCGAGTCGATGAAGCACTCGAGCTCCGCAAGGCAGGTGTGACGCGCCCAATTGTGTTGTTAGAGGGTTTTTTTGATGCTCAGCAATTACCTTTGCTTGCTGCGGGTAACTTGCAACCGGTATTGCACCATGAATGGCAACTCGAAGCATTCGCGAAAATTGATGACTTACCCGCGCAATTGAAAGTTTGGCTCAAGGTCGATACCGGGATGCGCCGTTTGGGGCTAGAACCACACGAAGCCAAGGTTTGGTTTGAGCGGTTAAAAAGCCACCCTTGTGTAGTTGGTGAGCCTATTCTCATGAGCCATTTTGCATGTGCTGATGAGCCTGCACATGAAAAAAACCTGTCACAACTAGCGATCTACACTGAGTTGTGCACTGATTTAGCGCCGCAAGCGACTTCCTTGGCGAATTCCGCAGCTCTATTTGCAGGATTAGGAGCTGAGTATGATTGGGTTCGCCCCGGTTTGGCACTTTATGGCATTAGCCCGTTCTCAAAGAATTCAACTTCGGCCGCGAGCACCGAATGCTTGCAGCCTGTTATGTCACTTGAAGCTGATGTGATTTCTACGAAAGTAATTAAGCAGGGTGAGAGTGTAGGTTATGGGGCCGCTTGGGTTGCGCCCACCGATACACGCATAGGTATTGTTTCGATTGGCTATGGTGATGGCTATCCGCGTCATGCTCCCGAGGGCACTCCGGTTTGGATCAATGGAAAAACCTATCCACTCGTGGGGCGAGTCGCCATGGATATGGTGACAGTCGATTTCGGTACCGACAATATACAACCTGGGGCAACCGCTGAATTGTGGGGAGCCAATTTGCCTGTGAGTGAAGTTGCCGAGCATGTAGGTACTATTCCGTACGAACTACTCTGTAACGTTGCTCGGCGAGTATGGCTCGATTATTGTGATGCGGAAACAATGACAAGCTCTGATTAG
- a CDS encoding tRNA-dihydrouridine synthase A, translated as MISIAPMLDWTDRHCRYFHRLMSRDALLYTEMVTTGAIIYGKYDLLEYNEEEHPVALQLGGSNPVDLATCARIAVERGYDEINLNVGCPSDRVQNGSFGACLMAEPDLVADCVAAIKDVAGDVPVTVKTRLGIDDHDSYEFLQAFVEKVSAKGCERFILHARKAWLNGLSPKENREIPPLNYDRVYQIKREYPHLHIDVNGGIQTLSEAKEHLRQVDGVMIGRAAYQTPWVVAGIDALNGHEPPVESADEVVEKMIPYIEGYIAQGGKFWHVVRHMLGIYHGQPGAKQWRRLLSEQGPRADSCEPLRLGQALLASHRIRVASFSEGGEKN; from the coding sequence ATGATTAGTATTGCGCCCATGTTGGATTGGACCGATAGGCATTGCCGTTATTTTCATCGGCTCATGTCGCGTGACGCGCTTCTCTATACGGAAATGGTTACCACAGGTGCCATTATTTATGGCAAATATGATTTGCTCGAGTACAACGAGGAAGAGCACCCTGTTGCTTTGCAGTTAGGCGGGAGTAATCCTGTCGATCTTGCCACCTGTGCTCGAATTGCGGTTGAGCGAGGCTACGATGAGATTAATCTGAACGTGGGCTGCCCCTCTGATCGCGTACAAAATGGGAGTTTCGGCGCCTGTCTTATGGCTGAGCCAGATTTAGTTGCCGACTGCGTGGCAGCCATCAAAGATGTGGCAGGTGATGTGCCGGTGACGGTAAAAACTCGGTTAGGCATTGACGACCATGACAGCTATGAGTTTTTACAAGCATTCGTAGAGAAGGTTTCAGCAAAAGGCTGTGAGCGTTTTATTCTGCACGCTCGAAAAGCTTGGTTAAATGGTCTGAGTCCGAAGGAAAACAGAGAAATCCCTCCTTTAAATTATGACCGCGTGTATCAAATTAAACGTGAGTATCCGCATTTACATATCGATGTGAACGGCGGTATTCAAACTCTATCGGAAGCAAAAGAGCATTTGCGCCAAGTGGACGGTGTAATGATTGGGCGAGCGGCTTACCAAACGCCTTGGGTAGTTGCAGGTATCGATGCACTCAACGGTCATGAACCGCCAGTAGAATCGGCAGATGAGGTTGTTGAAAAGATGATTCCGTATATTGAAGGTTATATCGCGCAAGGCGGGAAGTTTTGGCATGTGGTTCGACATATGTTGGGGATCTACCACGGACAACCGGGTGCAAAGCAATGGCGACGTTTATTAAGCGAACAAGGTCCACGAGCGGATTCGTGTGAACCGCTGCGTTTGGGTCAGGCTTTGTTGGCCTCTCATCGAATAAGAGTAGCGTCGTTTTCGGAGGGTGGTGAAAAAAACTAA
- a CDS encoding chemotaxis protein CheX, with protein MNVEFVNPFLSSLQNVLSMMAQIELTPGKPALKKDDRARGDVSGLIGMVGPQTKGSFSISFEEGLAVEIMHKMLGEKPPEINDEVIDMVGEITNMVTGGAKRILGEKGFEFDMASPVVVSGYNHTIKHRSEGPKIIMPFTHPAGKAYLEICFDKL; from the coding sequence ATGAATGTTGAGTTTGTGAATCCTTTTCTATCGTCATTGCAAAATGTACTGTCAATGATGGCTCAAATAGAACTCACACCTGGCAAGCCTGCGCTTAAAAAGGATGATCGCGCTCGTGGGGATGTCTCGGGACTCATTGGCATGGTCGGCCCGCAAACAAAAGGTTCATTCTCGATTTCCTTTGAAGAGGGTCTCGCTGTAGAAATCATGCACAAGATGTTAGGTGAGAAACCACCCGAAATTAATGATGAAGTCATCGATATGGTCGGTGAAATTACCAATATGGTCACCGGTGGTGCAAAGCGCATTCTGGGCGAGAAAGGTTTCGAGTTCGATATGGCATCACCAGTCGTCGTTTCGGGTTATAACCATACGATCAAGCACCGCTCAGAAGGGCCGAAAATCATTATGCCCTTTACTCACCCGGCCGGAAAAGCCTATTTAGAAATCTGTTTCGACAAGCTCTAA
- a CDS encoding large subunit ribosomal protein L22 has protein sequence MEAIAKHKFARLSPQKGRLVADQIRGQNVAQALDILAYSPKKAAALIKKVLESAIANAEHNEGADIDELKVSAIMIDEGPTMKRIKPRAKGRADRILKRTSHITVVVSDS, from the coding sequence ATGGAAGCTATTGCTAAGCATAAGTTTGCCCGCCTTTCTCCGCAGAAGGGTCGTTTGGTTGCGGACCAAATCCGTGGTCAAAACGTTGCGCAAGCTTTAGATATTCTGGCCTACAGCCCGAAGAAAGCTGCTGCGCTGATCAAGAAAGTGCTTGAGTCAGCGATTGCCAACGCAGAGCATAACGAAGGTGCCGACATCGATGAGTTGAAAGTTTCAGCCATCATGATCGACGAAGGTCCCACGATGAAGCGCATCAAGCCTCGTGCTAAAGGTCGCGCGGATCGTATCTTAAAGCGTACCAGCCACATTACTGTGGTTGTGTCAGATAGCTAG
- a CDS encoding SSU ribosomal protein S10P, which yields MSSQRIRIRLKAFDHRLIDQSTAEIVETAKRTGAQVRGPIPLPTRKERFTVLISPHVNKDARDQYEIRTHKRLIDIIEPTEKTVDALMRLDLAAGVDVQISLG from the coding sequence ATGTCAAGTCAAAGAATTCGGATTCGCCTGAAAGCCTTCGATCACCGCTTAATCGATCAGTCGACAGCGGAAATCGTGGAAACAGCGAAACGCACGGGTGCACAGGTACGTGGTCCTATTCCATTACCTACCCGCAAAGAACGTTTCACCGTGTTGATTTCTCCGCACGTGAACAAAGACGCGCGTGACCAGTACGAAATTCGTACCCACAAGCGCCTTATCGATATCATTGAGCCTACAGAAAAAACTGTAGACGCTCTGATGCGTTTGGACCTAGCTGCTGGTGTTGATGTACAAATCAGCCTGGGCTAA
- a CDS encoding SSU ribosomal protein S3P produces MGQKVHPNGIRLGITKPYNATWYADSKDFADFLESDHQVRLYLNKELKNASVSRIVIERPAKSVRVTIHTARPGVVIGKKGEDVEKLRQAISKLTGVPAQINISEVRKPELDAQLVAENIAGQLERRVMFRRAMKRAVQNAMRIGAKGIKVEVSGRLGGAEIARTEWYREGRVPLHTLRADIDYATAEASTTYGIIGVKVWVFRGEVLGGMPAQEEQQQQPKPAKRGKGRK; encoded by the coding sequence ATGGGTCAAAAAGTACATCCTAATGGGATCCGCCTAGGTATCACTAAACCATATAATGCTACGTGGTACGCGGATTCAAAGGACTTTGCAGATTTTCTCGAGAGCGATCATCAAGTGCGTTTGTACTTGAACAAAGAACTGAAGAATGCGTCAGTTTCTCGGATCGTAATTGAGCGCCCAGCGAAAAGTGTTCGTGTGACGATTCACACTGCACGTCCAGGCGTCGTAATCGGTAAGAAAGGTGAAGACGTTGAGAAGCTTCGTCAAGCAATTTCAAAATTGACTGGCGTTCCTGCTCAAATCAACATCTCAGAAGTGCGTAAGCCTGAGCTTGACGCGCAACTGGTTGCCGAGAACATTGCGGGTCAGCTAGAGCGCCGTGTCATGTTCCGTCGTGCTATGAAGCGTGCGGTACAAAACGCGATGCGTATTGGTGCTAAAGGTATCAAAGTTGAAGTAAGTGGTCGTTTAGGCGGCGCGGAAATCGCTCGTACTGAGTGGTATCGTGAAGGGCGCGTTCCTTTGCATACACTTCGTGCAGACATCGATTACGCAACTGCTGAAGCTTCAACAACTTACGGTATCATTGGCGTGAAAGTATGGGTTTTCCGTGGTGAAGTTTTAGGTGGTATGCCTGCTCAAGAAGAGCAACAGCAACAGCCTAAGCCTGCTAAACGCGGAAAAGGTCGTAAGTAA
- a CDS encoding membrane dipeptidase gives MKTTLATGILGLVSLSLLGCAQTIQASSYEASERAQRIAQDSLIIDTHIDVPWRLMNDWEDVTKAAERGDFDYERARRGGLNAPFMAIYVPASYENNGAYLVGNQLIDFVESLVYKAPEKFAIPHSAADVEKQFEQGLISLPMGMENGAPIEGNLDNLYHFFERGVRYITLTHSEDNHISDSSYDIRNTWGGLSPFGETLVREMNKVGMMIDISHVSDNAFYDVLEITQVPVIATHSSARRYTPGWQRNMNDDMIKALAENGGVIQVTFGSTFVTRMANQHRARIQRLTDEINERLGEGTAEAEAAIAEMREENPYPFAKLEDVLDHIDHIVELVGIDYVGIGSDYDGVGDSLPEGLKDVSTFPNLIQGLIDRGYSDSDIQKILNGNTLRVWKAAEAYAAQHGNQV, from the coding sequence ATGAAAACAACATTAGCCACAGGTATTTTAGGTTTAGTTTCTCTCTCCCTTCTGGGCTGCGCCCAAACTATCCAAGCTTCTAGCTATGAAGCGAGTGAACGTGCTCAAAGAATTGCACAAGACTCATTGATTATAGACACCCACATTGATGTTCCTTGGCGTTTAATGAATGACTGGGAAGACGTCACGAAAGCTGCAGAGCGTGGTGATTTCGATTATGAAAGGGCAAGACGCGGTGGCTTAAATGCGCCTTTTATGGCGATTTATGTGCCAGCTTCGTACGAGAACAACGGCGCGTATCTGGTGGGGAATCAACTCATCGATTTCGTCGAAAGTTTAGTTTATAAAGCTCCTGAAAAATTTGCGATTCCGCATTCAGCGGCCGATGTAGAAAAACAGTTTGAGCAAGGTCTTATCTCGTTGCCGATGGGCATGGAGAATGGTGCGCCGATTGAAGGCAATCTTGATAATTTGTATCACTTCTTTGAGCGCGGTGTGCGTTACATCACGTTGACGCATTCGGAAGATAATCATATCAGCGATTCATCATACGATATACGCAATACGTGGGGTGGATTAAGCCCATTTGGCGAAACATTAGTGCGTGAAATGAACAAGGTAGGCATGATGATCGATATTTCTCATGTCTCCGATAATGCGTTTTACGATGTACTAGAAATTACCCAAGTGCCTGTAATTGCTACGCACTCCTCGGCTCGCAGATATACACCGGGCTGGCAGCGCAATATGAATGACGACATGATCAAAGCGCTGGCAGAAAATGGTGGCGTGATTCAGGTCACCTTTGGCTCTACCTTTGTAACGCGCATGGCAAACCAGCACAGAGCGCGTATTCAACGTTTAACCGACGAGATTAATGAGCGCTTAGGCGAGGGGACTGCAGAAGCAGAAGCTGCTATTGCCGAAATGCGTGAAGAGAACCCTTATCCCTTTGCGAAGTTAGAGGACGTCCTTGATCACATCGACCATATTGTTGAATTGGTGGGAATTGATTACGTCGGGATCGGTTCAGACTACGACGGTGTGGGTGACTCTTTGCCCGAAGGTTTAAAGGATGTGAGCACCTTCCCTAATTTGATCCAGGGTCTTATTGACCGCGGCTATTCGGACTCGGATATCCAAAAAATTCTCAATGGCAATACATTGCGCGTATGGAAAGCTGCAGAAGCATATGCGGCTCAGCATGGAAACCAAGTCTAA
- a CDS encoding ABC-type amino acid transport substrate-binding protein produces the protein MRKSLCARWLTLTVAVVTYLLGSWMTTAHATSLLIAFGQQKAPYVNENEDNGIEVEIVRAVFAPHNIRITPLYLPFRNLEVALDLFPEVDGAAAVSSQRMENATYIPQFSYFNNVVISNEAQDIELHSIEALQNHSMVAWQGAASPSTVLGEEYERLFGNDATQPEGYMEISSQYQQNAMFWANRVDLILVDERIFHWHREAVGLIMDVNAPVRIHRLWEAPHFTQIAFRDPAIAKLFQAGLTALKESGEYERIYDRYTRRN, from the coding sequence ATGAGGAAGTCTCTTTGTGCCCGATGGCTCACGCTAACAGTTGCCGTTGTAACATACCTACTCGGCTCATGGATGACGACCGCCCACGCAACTTCGTTGTTGATTGCCTTTGGCCAACAAAAAGCGCCTTACGTGAATGAGAACGAAGACAATGGAATTGAAGTTGAAATCGTGCGCGCGGTCTTTGCTCCTCACAATATTCGCATCACGCCTCTTTATCTTCCCTTTCGTAATCTCGAAGTCGCACTCGATCTCTTTCCGGAAGTTGACGGCGCTGCGGCGGTGAGTAGCCAGCGCATGGAAAACGCAACCTATATCCCTCAATTCAGCTACTTTAATAATGTGGTTATATCCAACGAAGCACAAGATATTGAACTACATAGCATTGAAGCACTACAGAATCATAGTATGGTCGCGTGGCAAGGTGCCGCTTCCCCTAGCACCGTGCTTGGCGAAGAGTACGAACGTCTATTTGGAAATGACGCAACCCAACCCGAAGGCTATATGGAAATCTCAAGTCAGTATCAACAGAATGCCATGTTTTGGGCTAACCGAGTGGACCTTATTTTAGTCGACGAAAGAATTTTTCATTGGCACCGCGAAGCGGTTGGCTTAATTATGGATGTGAATGCACCGGTACGCATTCACCGACTATGGGAAGCACCTCATTTTACGCAAATTGCTTTTCGAGATCCTGCCATAGCGAAGTTGTTTCAAGCTGGACTCACCGCCCTAAAAGAGAGCGGTGAGTACGAGCGAATCTACGACCGGTACACTCGGCGCAATTAG
- a CDS encoding LSU ribosomal protein L3P, translating to MAIGLVGRKVGMTRIFQEDGASVPVTVIEVVANRVTQIKTLENDGYRALQVTTGSKKANRVNKPSAGHFAKAGVEAGRGLWEFRLNGEEGSDIEVGAELTVELFNETKMVDVTGTSKGKGFAGAIKRWNFRTQDATHGNSLSHRAPGSIGQNQSPGKVFKGKKMAGQMGNERVTVQSLEVVRVDAERNLLLVKGAVPGASGGDVIVKPAVKA from the coding sequence ATGGCTATTGGTCTAGTCGGTCGTAAAGTAGGAATGACACGCATCTTCCAAGAAGATGGCGCATCTGTTCCTGTGACTGTGATCGAAGTGGTGGCAAACCGTGTGACTCAGATTAAAACTCTGGAAAACGACGGCTACCGTGCACTTCAAGTGACCACTGGCAGCAAGAAAGCCAATCGTGTCAACAAGCCTTCAGCAGGCCATTTCGCAAAAGCGGGTGTTGAAGCAGGTCGCGGCCTGTGGGAATTCCGTTTGAATGGTGAAGAAGGTTCAGACATCGAAGTAGGCGCTGAGCTGACAGTCGAACTATTTAACGAAACAAAGATGGTTGACGTAACCGGTACCTCAAAAGGTAAAGGATTCGCGGGCGCTATCAAACGCTGGAACTTCCGGACTCAGGACGCAACGCACGGTAACTCGCTGTCGCATCGCGCTCCAGGTTCAATTGGTCAAAACCAATCTCCGGGTAAAGTTTTCAAAGGTAAGAAAATGGCCGGCCAAATGGGGAACGAGCGCGTTACTGTGCAGTCTCTTGAGGTTGTCCGTGTAGACGCAGAACGCAACTTACTGTTGGTGAAGGGCGCTGTACCAGGTGCTTCTGGTGGCGACGTCATCGTAAAACCAGCTGTAAAAGCGTAA
- a CDS encoding SSU ribosomal protein S19P: MPRSLKKGPFIDLHLLKKVEKAMESGDKKPIKTWSRRSMIIPDMIGLTIAVHNGRQHVPVFVTDEMIGHKLGEFAPTRTYRGHAADKKAKKR; this comes from the coding sequence ATGCCACGTTCTCTTAAAAAAGGTCCATTTATTGACCTTCACCTACTCAAGAAGGTGGAGAAAGCGATGGAAAGCGGGGACAAGAAGCCAATTAAAACTTGGTCTCGTCGTTCAATGATCATTCCAGACATGATTGGATTGACCATCGCTGTACACAACGGTCGTCAACACGTACCAGTTTTCGTTACTGACGAAATGATTGGTCACAAACTTGGCGAATTTGCTCCGACTCGTACTTATCGCGGCCATGCTGCTGATAAGAAAGCGAAGAAACGGTAA
- a CDS encoding LSU ribosomal protein L4P, which produces MELALKDAKGALEVSEATFGREFNEALVHQVVVAYASGARQGSRAQKTRSEVSGGGKKPWRQKGTGRARAGTIRSPIWRSGGVTFAAKPQNHAQKVNKKMYRGALKSILSELVRQDRLLVVENFGVDSPKTKQLVSKLNDLGLKDVLIITKDVDENLFLASRNLHKVDVRDVQAIDPVSLIAFEKVLFTADAVKQLEEALA; this is translated from the coding sequence ATGGAATTAGCATTAAAAGACGCGAAAGGCGCTCTTGAAGTTTCCGAAGCTACCTTTGGACGTGAGTTTAATGAAGCACTTGTGCATCAGGTAGTTGTTGCCTATGCCTCAGGTGCACGTCAAGGTAGTCGCGCACAGAAAACTCGTTCTGAAGTGTCAGGTGGTGGTAAGAAGCCATGGCGTCAGAAGGGGACTGGCCGTGCGCGTGCTGGTACGATTCGTAGCCCAATTTGGCGCTCAGGTGGCGTTACATTTGCTGCGAAACCACAAAATCATGCACAGAAAGTAAACAAGAAAATGTACCGTGGTGCATTGAAAAGCATTCTTTCTGAGTTGGTTCGTCAGGATCGTTTGTTAGTTGTAGAAAACTTTGGTGTTGACTCACCAAAGACTAAGCAACTCGTAAGCAAGCTAAATGACTTAGGTTTGAAAGACGTTTTGATTATTACTAAAGACGTTGATGAGAACTTGTTCTTAGCTTCACGTAACCTGCACAAAGTCGACGTTCGTGACGTGCAAGCAATTGACCCAGTCAGCTTGATCGCGTTCGAGAAGGTACTCTTCACCGCTGATGCTGTGAAGCAGCTTGAGGAGGCATTGGCATGA